A genomic segment from Gemmatimonadota bacterium encodes:
- the ftcD gene encoding glutamate formimidoyltransferase, which translates to MSGRSGIRRLRRGRDRAAVRGRKSTQSGVRKSSRRKKGQAGPAERHVRYRRLREVRHSLMGALVECVPNFSEGRDTGIVEAVAASIAAVDGVHLAGMEMDGDHNRSVITFMGSPEDVARGAFEACRTARDLIDLRRHRGAHPRIGATDVIPFIPLSSYSMDDSITLARDCGGEIGRSLGIPVYFYGHAAPDARRGELPDIRRGGFEGLVERARQAQLAQHDQQEPDLAPDAGPGMVHATAGATAVGVRDILVAYNVNLDTDDVRVARTIAQEVREKNGGLPGVRALGLLLPGRHLAQVSMNLTDYQQTDMARAFEAVARLAEAQGVEVLESELIGLAPHDALGGAAPGDLRMKPLDPDRYLETHTSRFD; encoded by the coding sequence ATGTCCGGGCGATCTGGTATTCGGCGACTTCGACGGGGTCGTGATCGTGCCGCGGTCCGTGGAAGAAAAAGTACTCAAAGCGGCGTTCGAAAAAGCAGCCGAAGAAAAAAAGGTCAAGCAGGCCCTGCAGAACGGCATGTCCGCTACCGCCGCCTTCGAGAAGTACGGCATTCTCTGATGGGCGCCCTGGTCGAGTGTGTGCCCAATTTCAGCGAAGGGCGCGATACGGGCATCGTGGAGGCCGTTGCCGCCAGCATCGCCGCCGTCGACGGGGTCCACCTGGCCGGCATGGAAATGGACGGAGATCACAACCGCTCCGTGATCACGTTCATGGGTTCGCCCGAAGATGTCGCCCGGGGCGCTTTCGAGGCATGCAGGACGGCCCGGGACCTCATCGACCTGAGACGCCACCGGGGTGCGCATCCCCGGATCGGTGCCACGGACGTTATCCCCTTCATACCCCTTTCCAGTTACAGCATGGACGACAGCATAACCCTCGCCCGGGACTGTGGCGGGGAGATCGGCCGATCCCTCGGGATTCCGGTGTATTTCTACGGTCACGCCGCCCCTGACGCGCGGCGCGGCGAGCTTCCGGACATACGCCGGGGAGGATTCGAAGGCCTGGTGGAACGAGCCCGACAGGCCCAATTAGCCCAACACGACCAGCAGGAACCGGACCTCGCGCCCGACGCGGGACCGGGCATGGTTCATGCAACCGCCGGCGCCACAGCGGTCGGCGTCCGCGATATCCTTGTCGCCTACAATGTGAACCTGGACACCGACGACGTGCGTGTCGCCCGGACGATCGCGCAGGAGGTCCGGGAGAAGAACGGCGGTCTGCCCGGGGTGCGGGCGCTGGGACTGCTGCTTCCCGGTCGGCACCTCGCCCAGGTATCCATGAACCTGACCGACTACCAACAGACGGACATGGCCCGGGCTTTCGAGGCTGTCGCGCGCCTCGCAGAAGCCCAAGGAGTCGAGGTCCTGGAAAGCGAACTGATCGGACTCGCCCCTCATGACGCCCTGGGCGGCGCGGCGCCCGGGGACCTGCGCATGAAGCCGCTGGATCCAGACAGGTATCTGGAAACCCACACCAGCCGATTCGACTGA
- a CDS encoding RraA family protein: MRGVRCGENAKENAKLSKEIGSDMYEEMKEKLFSAVIADALDACGYRDQILRHDIRPLFPDAVVVGRALTVLSVDVYDIPDEPYKLELEAVDALKSGDVLVAQTNGTTRSSLWGELLSTAAEARGARGAVIDGFTRDSQAIADMGFPLFVRGIAPYDSKGRSDVIAYNTPIDCGGVKVCPGDLVFGDFDGVVIVPRSVEEKVLKAAFEKAAEEKKVKQALQNGMSATAAFEKYGIL, translated from the coding sequence ATGCGAGGCGTCAGGTGCGGGGAGAACGCCAAGGAGAACGCCAAATTGAGCAAAGAAATCGGCAGCGATATGTACGAAGAGATGAAGGAGAAGCTGTTTTCGGCGGTGATCGCGGACGCCCTGGACGCCTGCGGATACCGCGACCAGATCCTCCGGCACGACATCAGGCCCCTGTTTCCGGACGCGGTCGTGGTGGGCCGGGCACTGACCGTCCTGTCCGTCGACGTGTACGACATTCCCGACGAGCCCTACAAGCTGGAACTGGAAGCCGTGGACGCCCTGAAGTCCGGGGACGTGCTCGTGGCGCAGACCAACGGTACGACGCGAAGCAGTCTCTGGGGCGAGCTCCTCTCTACCGCCGCGGAGGCCCGGGGGGCGCGGGGCGCCGTGATCGACGGGTTTACACGGGACTCGCAAGCCATCGCCGACATGGGCTTTCCGCTGTTCGTCCGCGGCATCGCGCCCTATGATTCGAAGGGCAGGAGCGACGTAATCGCCTATAATACGCCCATCGACTGCGGCGGCGTGAAGGTATGTCCGGGCGATCTGGTATTCGGCGACTTCGACGGGGTCGTGATCGTGCCGCGGTCCGTGGAAGAAAAAGTACTCAAAGCGGCGTTCGAAAAAGCAGCCGAAGAAAAAAAGGTCAAGCAGGCCCTGCAGAACGGCATGTCCGCTACCGCCGCCTTCGAGAAGTACGGCATTCTCTGA
- a CDS encoding homoserine kinase has protein sequence MSSVRVRVPATTGNLGSGYDCAGMALGLYNTIEFTETESGLDVVVEGEGADAVPLDESNLCIVSARAVFNAADWHPAGLKARMRHAIPVSRGLGSSGVAIVAGAVAANALAANALAGRPLDTPELLRISSDLEGHPDNVVPSLLGGLSVSGERAGTIVYQTFSVPSDLKAVVAIPEFTLDTKVARGVLPESVSMEDAVYNLCSVGLLVGGMASGNYALLREGMADRLHQPYRQHLVPGLAEVTRDALDAGAHGAALSGAGPTAIALASENHEGIGDAMVDAYARHGVTGQYRILPIDNEGCQVLPD, from the coding sequence ATGTCCTCCGTGCGGGTGCGCGTTCCCGCGACCACGGGCAACCTGGGTTCCGGCTACGACTGCGCCGGAATGGCCCTCGGCCTCTACAACACCATCGAGTTTACCGAAACGGAATCGGGCCTGGACGTGGTCGTGGAGGGTGAAGGGGCAGATGCGGTGCCCCTTGACGAAAGCAACCTGTGCATCGTCTCCGCCCGGGCCGTTTTCAATGCCGCGGACTGGCATCCTGCCGGCCTCAAGGCGCGCATGCGCCACGCCATTCCTGTATCACGGGGCCTGGGCAGCAGCGGGGTCGCCATCGTGGCGGGCGCCGTGGCGGCCAATGCCCTCGCGGCCAATGCCCTCGCCGGGCGGCCGCTGGACACGCCTGAACTCCTCCGCATCTCCTCCGACCTGGAAGGGCATCCCGACAATGTCGTACCGTCCCTGCTCGGCGGTCTTTCCGTAAGTGGCGAGCGGGCGGGAACGATCGTATACCAGACCTTTTCCGTGCCCTCCGACCTCAAGGCCGTCGTGGCCATTCCAGAATTCACCCTCGATACGAAGGTAGCCCGCGGCGTACTGCCGGAATCGGTATCCATGGAGGACGCGGTCTACAACCTCTGCAGCGTGGGCCTGTTGGTGGGCGGGATGGCGTCGGGGAATTACGCCCTGCTCCGGGAGGGCATGGCCGACCGCCTGCACCAGCCCTACCGGCAACACCTGGTTCCCGGACTGGCGGAAGTCACCCGGGACGCCCTGGACGCCGGCGCCCACGGCGCGGCCCTCAGCGGCGCCGGACCCACGGCCATTGCCCTGGCCTCGGAAAACCATGAGGGGATCGGGGACGCCATGGTCGATGCCTACGCCCGGCACGGCGTTACCGGACAATACCGGATCCTCCCCATAGACAACGAAGGTTGCCAGGTCCTGCCGGACTGA
- a CDS encoding CoA transferase, translated as MGALKDIRVIDLTRVLAGPFTTMTLGDLGADIIKVEPFGGDEARGFGPFKEGVSGYFENVNRGKQSIAIDLKHPDGRELLLELIRKSDVLVENFRPGVMKKLGLDYETLQERFPGLIYAACSGFGQTGPYARRGAYDMIIQGMGGIVSITGEPDRPPVRVGVSIGDIAAALYACIGILTALFTRTQTGRGQMVDIGMMDCQVALLENAIARYDMTDAVPEPLGARHPSITPFQAVETRDGWIMIAAGNNVLWSRLCEVMGREDLAGDDRFRDNNLRTENHGELHEILTDVFGESTSEDWLRRLDAAEIPCGPIQNVQQVVEDPQVLAREMIVKILHPIAGPLRVAGSPLKLSETPPEVTRHAPALGEHTNQVLQTLLEASSDDLARWREGGVIK; from the coding sequence ATGGGCGCTCTCAAAGACATTCGCGTCATCGACCTGACCCGCGTGCTCGCCGGTCCCTTCACGACCATGACCCTGGGCGACCTGGGCGCCGATATCATCAAGGTCGAGCCCTTCGGCGGGGACGAAGCGCGGGGATTCGGCCCGTTCAAAGAGGGCGTGAGCGGCTACTTCGAGAATGTCAACCGGGGCAAGCAGAGCATCGCGATCGATCTGAAGCATCCCGACGGCCGCGAACTGCTCCTCGAATTGATCCGCAAATCGGACGTCCTGGTGGAGAACTTCAGGCCGGGCGTGATGAAGAAGCTCGGACTGGATTACGAAACGCTGCAGGAACGATTCCCCGGCCTTATCTACGCGGCCTGTTCGGGATTCGGGCAGACCGGACCCTACGCCCGGCGCGGGGCCTACGACATGATCATCCAGGGCATGGGCGGCATCGTCAGCATTACCGGCGAACCGGACCGTCCGCCCGTCCGGGTGGGTGTATCCATCGGCGATATTGCTGCCGCCCTCTACGCCTGTATCGGTATCCTCACGGCGCTTTTTACCCGTACGCAGACCGGCAGGGGGCAGATGGTGGACATTGGCATGATGGACTGCCAGGTCGCCCTTCTCGAGAATGCCATCGCCCGGTACGACATGACGGACGCCGTGCCGGAACCGCTCGGTGCCCGGCATCCGTCCATCACGCCCTTCCAGGCCGTCGAGACGAGGGACGGCTGGATCATGATCGCGGCGGGTAACAACGTCCTCTGGAGCCGGCTGTGCGAAGTCATGGGGCGGGAGGACCTGGCAGGCGACGATCGGTTCAGAGACAACAACCTGCGCACCGAGAACCACGGCGAACTGCACGAGATATTGACCGATGTATTTGGGGAAAGCACTTCGGAGGACTGGCTGCGGCGTCTCGACGCGGCCGAGATCCCCTGCGGTCCCATCCAGAACGTGCAGCAGGTCGTGGAGGATCCCCAGGTACTGGCCCGCGAAATGATCGTGAAGATCCTGCATCCCATCGCCGGGCCCCTGCGCGTGGCCGGCTCGCCTCTCAAGCTGTCGGAAACCCCGCCCGAAGTCACCCGGCACGCCCCCGCCCTGGGGGAACACACCAATCAGGTCCTTCAGACGCTGCTCGAGGCGTCATCGGACGACCTGGCGCGGTGGCGCGAGGGCGGCGTGATTAAATAA
- the cysK gene encoding cysteine synthase A: MSGNGIYDSALDLIGNTPLVRLNRINQVSGVDLLAKLESDNPGGSVKDRVGLSMILDAEQRGLLKPGGTIVEPTSGNTGLGLSMVAAVRGYKVILVMPDNMSSERRVLLTSYGAELVLTPGMLGMAGAVQKAEEILAEHTDYFMPQQFKNPANVEIHRKTTAEEIWDATGGKIDAFVAAVGTGGTLTGVGQFLKEKDERIRVIAVEPSLSPVISGKPVESLVHAIQGIGAGFVPDILDRSIIDDVMLIDDEDAYQTARRVGLEEGLLVGISAGANVCAGLRLAEDMGEGRIVTILCDTGERYLSIREYFEGQSD, translated from the coding sequence GTGTCCGGGAACGGAATATACGACAGCGCGCTCGACCTGATCGGCAACACCCCCCTGGTTCGCCTGAACCGGATCAACCAGGTGTCCGGCGTCGACCTGCTCGCCAAGCTCGAATCGGACAACCCCGGCGGCAGCGTCAAGGACCGCGTCGGCCTGAGCATGATCCTGGACGCTGAGCAGCGCGGCCTGCTCAAGCCGGGCGGCACCATCGTGGAACCGACGAGCGGCAACACGGGACTCGGCCTGAGCATGGTGGCCGCGGTCCGGGGCTACAAGGTCATCCTCGTGATGCCGGACAACATGAGTTCGGAGCGGCGCGTGCTGCTGACCTCCTACGGCGCGGAGCTGGTGCTGACGCCGGGCATGCTGGGCATGGCCGGCGCCGTGCAGAAGGCCGAGGAGATCCTCGCCGAACATACTGACTACTTCATGCCCCAGCAGTTCAAGAACCCTGCCAACGTGGAAATACACCGCAAGACCACGGCCGAGGAGATCTGGGACGCGACCGGCGGTAAAATCGACGCCTTCGTGGCCGCCGTGGGCACCGGGGGTACGCTGACCGGCGTGGGGCAATTCTTGAAGGAGAAGGACGAACGCATCCGCGTGATCGCGGTGGAACCCTCGTTGTCCCCCGTGATATCGGGCAAGCCCGTGGAAAGCCTGGTGCACGCCATCCAGGGCATCGGGGCCGGGTTCGTTCCCGACATCCTGGACCGGTCGATCATTGACGACGTGATGTTGATCGATGACGAGGACGCCTACCAGACGGCCCGTCGTGTGGGCCTGGAGGAAGGACTCCTGGTGGGCATCTCGGCAGGCGCCAACGTCTGCGCCGGCCTCAGGCTGGCGGAGGACATGGGAGAAGGCCGAATCGTAACCATCCTGTGCGATACCGGAGAGAGATACCTGAGCATCCGGGAGTATTTTGAAGGACAGAGCGACTGA
- a CDS encoding Rrf2 family transcriptional regulator, whose translation MRVSAKAEYACRAVLELTRYHDKAEVIHISDIAVRQSIPEKYLVQILLQLQRAGLVRSKRGATGGYSLARTPGEISLGDVIRAMDGALISVESLSGDAEITDQLSGQHVLKDVWMGVQEKLGEIMDGITFEDISRQAQKSLSMYYI comes from the coding sequence ATGCGTGTATCGGCCAAGGCGGAGTATGCGTGCAGGGCTGTGCTGGAACTGACAAGATACCACGACAAGGCGGAAGTCATCCATATCAGCGACATCGCCGTCCGCCAATCCATCCCCGAAAAATACCTCGTTCAGATTCTCCTGCAGTTGCAGCGCGCGGGCCTGGTCCGGAGCAAGCGCGGAGCGACCGGCGGCTACTCGCTGGCCAGGACCCCGGGCGAGATTTCGCTGGGCGACGTGATCCGGGCCATGGACGGCGCGCTGATCTCCGTAGAGAGCCTTTCCGGAGACGCCGAGATAACGGACCAGCTGAGCGGCCAGCACGTATTGAAGGACGTTTGGATGGGGGTGCAGGAAAAACTCGGCGAGATCATGGACGGCATCACGTTCGAAGACATTTCCAGGCAGGCGCAGAAGAGCCTGTCCATGTACTACATCTAA
- a CDS encoding OmpA family protein, whose amino-acid sequence MRAGILVSLCLCISSLLTTPLPMWAQGSGSSSPASAAGRITVATASLNQLSDLDAGFLIPDTYNRVQEAYDRYTRDIREGKSTRDIDRSYTEFDAAVSEARERLERVNEILMSPLEKRAAARRANAPAMVPDAFEAAERRLERAISRLEDDRVSDAFAEGQEAAMLYDDARSSVIEMSLIGSAQIGLAEAENQDWDRLAPASFTQARRLVDEVTGALDRGEPLSAELRNKAQAADYAVRRAIEIGTQVDALRSDPGNWERVLLTQEDLVRQAADMAGVSADFLADDPQAIMTESLRTFAARQDSLGLLLQRAEGDAAALRAEVDSLHQAIEEQQIRLSSMVESYQQDLQRRKEEIDRERRELREYLYEKSQLDAAAQAQERFSDSEAIVVRDADRLTLRLIGLSFRAGRTEIPGGARGLLEKLGEFLLLYPQTHIAVEGHTDATGAEEKNITLSKSRADAVMQFLADRSGVETERMTSSGLGSAQPIDSNNTRRGRERNRRIDVVLTFTRDL is encoded by the coding sequence ATGCGTGCCGGTATCCTGGTTTCCCTTTGCCTATGTATTTCTTCACTCCTGACGACGCCCCTTCCCATGTGGGCGCAAGGCTCCGGGAGCAGTAGTCCAGCCAGTGCGGCCGGTCGGATCACTGTGGCTACTGCCTCCCTGAATCAGCTTTCAGATCTCGACGCCGGTTTCCTGATCCCTGATACCTACAACAGGGTCCAGGAGGCCTACGATCGATATACCAGGGATATTAGGGAAGGCAAATCGACTCGGGATATAGATCGGTCCTATACGGAGTTCGACGCCGCAGTGTCTGAGGCGCGGGAACGGCTGGAACGCGTAAACGAGATCCTGATGTCACCGCTGGAGAAACGGGCGGCGGCCCGGCGGGCGAATGCCCCCGCTATGGTTCCGGATGCCTTCGAGGCGGCCGAGAGACGCCTCGAACGGGCTATTTCGAGGCTGGAAGACGACCGGGTCTCCGATGCCTTCGCAGAAGGACAGGAAGCGGCCATGCTCTACGATGACGCAAGGTCGTCGGTGATCGAGATGTCGCTTATCGGATCTGCCCAAATCGGCCTGGCCGAAGCCGAGAACCAGGACTGGGACCGGTTGGCTCCGGCGTCCTTCACACAGGCCCGCCGGTTGGTGGACGAAGTGACCGGTGCGCTGGATCGTGGGGAACCCCTGTCTGCCGAGCTTCGTAACAAAGCCCAGGCCGCCGATTACGCGGTCCGGCGCGCTATCGAGATTGGGACACAAGTCGATGCGCTCCGCAGCGATCCTGGGAACTGGGAGCGGGTGTTGCTGACACAGGAGGATCTCGTCCGGCAGGCCGCCGACATGGCGGGGGTCTCCGCCGATTTCCTGGCCGATGATCCGCAGGCGATTATGACGGAGAGCCTGCGCACGTTCGCCGCCAGGCAGGACTCCTTAGGCCTCCTGCTCCAGCGGGCAGAGGGGGACGCCGCTGCACTCAGGGCCGAGGTCGATTCCCTGCACCAGGCGATCGAGGAACAGCAGATTCGTCTGTCGTCCATGGTGGAGAGCTATCAACAGGACCTGCAACGGAGAAAAGAGGAGATTGACCGGGAACGCCGCGAACTCAGGGAGTACCTGTACGAGAAGTCCCAACTGGATGCCGCCGCACAGGCCCAGGAGCGATTTTCGGACAGCGAAGCGATCGTAGTGCGAGACGCCGACCGGCTCACGCTGCGGCTCATCGGGCTGTCTTTCCGGGCGGGAAGAACGGAAATACCCGGAGGCGCACGCGGGCTGCTCGAGAAACTTGGGGAGTTCCTCCTGTTGTATCCCCAGACCCACATTGCCGTGGAGGGCCATACCGACGCCACCGGCGCGGAGGAGAAGAACATCACCCTCTCAAAGTCCCGCGCCGATGCGGTCATGCAGTTTCTGGCGGACCGATCCGGTGTTGAAACCGAGCGTATGACATCCTCCGGCCTGGGCAGCGCGCAACCCATCGACAGCAACAATACACGCAGGGGCCGGGAACGGAACCGGCGAATCGACGTGGTACTGACTTTCACCAGAGATCTGTAA
- a CDS encoding MoaD/ThiS family protein: MAVTVRIPTPLRKLTDNRSEIEIDGETVESLIGNMEASYPGIKDRLCDESGKVRRFINIYINEEDIRFLDGTDTAVKAGDRVSIVPAIAGGMGGPGGQIGPDGLDGPAGLRDRG; the protein is encoded by the coding sequence ATGGCCGTTACCGTTCGCATACCAACCCCGCTGCGCAAGTTGACCGACAACCGGTCCGAGATCGAAATCGACGGCGAAACCGTCGAATCGCTGATCGGAAACATGGAGGCATCCTACCCCGGCATAAAGGATCGCCTCTGTGACGAGTCCGGAAAAGTGCGGCGGTTCATAAACATCTACATCAACGAAGAAGACATCCGGTTTCTGGACGGTACGGACACCGCGGTCAAGGCCGGAGACCGGGTTTCCATCGTGCCTGCCATCGCGGGCGGCATGGGTGGTCCGGGCGGCCAGATCGGTCCAGATGGCCTGGATGGTCCGGCCGGTCTGCGGGACCGCGGCTGA
- a CDS encoding 3-isopropylmalate dehydrogenase, which translates to MYNIAVIPGDGTGPEVVREGLKVLNAASKKFSFDYELTEYDFGGERYLRTGEILPREGLQELGHYDAIYLGAIGHPDCPPGLLEKGILLTIRFELDLYINLRPVKLYPGVDCPLKDKGPEDVDFVVVRENTEDLYVGAGGVYKKGTPDEVAVQESINTRKGVERCVRFAFETAKARNQQNKVTLCAKTNVLTYAHDLWERTFYEVAEEYPGITADYAHVDATCMWMVKNPEWFDVIVTTNMFGDIITDLGAIIQGGMGIAAGGNINPKGTAMFEPIGGSAPKYTDQNVINPIAAIASCQMMLAQLGETQAADAVERAIIDVVSNKMKSMDAGRMGYSTSEVGDLVAEALG; encoded by the coding sequence TTGTATAATATCGCGGTCATTCCGGGCGACGGGACCGGCCCGGAGGTCGTGCGTGAGGGGCTGAAAGTGCTCAACGCGGCCTCGAAGAAGTTCTCATTCGACTATGAACTCACGGAATACGATTTCGGCGGTGAAAGATACCTGAGGACGGGAGAGATCCTGCCCCGGGAAGGCCTGCAGGAACTGGGCCACTACGACGCCATCTACCTCGGCGCCATCGGACATCCCGATTGCCCGCCGGGCCTGCTGGAAAAGGGCATCCTCCTGACCATCCGGTTCGAGCTGGACCTCTATATCAACCTGCGTCCCGTCAAGCTGTACCCGGGCGTAGACTGCCCGCTAAAGGACAAGGGTCCCGAGGATGTGGACTTCGTCGTGGTCCGGGAGAACACGGAGGACCTGTACGTGGGCGCCGGCGGCGTGTACAAGAAGGGCACGCCCGACGAGGTCGCGGTGCAGGAGTCCATCAATACCCGCAAGGGCGTGGAGCGATGCGTCCGCTTCGCCTTCGAGACGGCGAAGGCGCGCAACCAGCAGAACAAGGTGACGCTCTGCGCCAAGACCAACGTGCTCACCTACGCCCACGACCTCTGGGAGCGGACGTTCTACGAAGTCGCCGAGGAATATCCAGGCATCACGGCCGATTACGCCCACGTGGACGCGACCTGCATGTGGATGGTAAAGAACCCCGAGTGGTTCGACGTCATCGTCACGACCAACATGTTCGGCGACATCATCACCGACCTCGGTGCCATCATCCAGGGCGGCATGGGCATCGCCGCGGGGGGCAACATCAACCCCAAAGGCACCGCCATGTTCGAGCCCATCGGCGGTTCAGCACCGAAATACACGGACCAGAACGTCATCAATCCCATCGCGGCCATCGCCTCCTGCCAGATGATGCTGGCACAGTTGGGCGAAACACAGGCTGCCGACGCCGTGGAACGGGCCATCATCGACGTGGTAAGCAACAAGATGAAGAGCATGGACGCCGGCCGGATGGGATACAGCACCAGCGAAGTCGGCGACCTCGTGGCCGAGGCGCTGGGCTGA